From Aegilops tauschii subsp. strangulata cultivar AL8/78 chromosome 5, Aet v6.0, whole genome shotgun sequence:
atgggaatcattaatttccaccacaagaaaggaggtgttgatatgttcaaggcgttacaacatataaaggcgaaatcatacaagctacacgtgaatttggttgattttggtggaactgcacaaaaagaacagttggtttatttagcacgaggtgccatgtcaatgtccgaactgatggcaaaccctacCCATTCCataatcgtaggcatttgatattttggaatggaaaaaccttgtcaaagtttgctcattgatgtacgcaaaacaacaggcatttgacattttggaatgggacaaccttgtcaaattttgctcattgaggCAAGAAGACATGGGTTTGATATtgtcgaatgggacgccctttgctgtcagcagcatcgatcgatttttctttattctttagttgtgaagtaaatattggctctgacatgtgaatcgctgagatgcataatcatcgattcttttgaatgttctctatgaattgccaggcctgtgtgtttgattgcaatgtacaggaacgctaaaaagctgctcaaactctttatactccctctgttcctttttacttcgcatattagatttctttcaagtcagttgattttacattgtgaatgttcatacttttttctataagattggtcaaagtagagatactttgacttcaAACAAAACTTATATGCATACAAAAAATGAccggagtacatgtgaaactgctgcaaacgaggtgatcaccctgggaataatgccagtacgtattgttttgcatgttcatccaatgccagtgatacaagaattcaaactaatcgaactagattcattcatacacggtcggatttcatataaacatgccggattttattacatttcatacattcttcaactaaaaaggggtgcgttggaggtataattaattaaccgaaacTACCAACCCATGTCCGGCtaagccgaacagaagcttcttctccagcgaactgagcttcagtgacttaactgcaggtgcagttgcgtaactgagatgtggcccagatgcctgttgggcccatgtgtcagtgacccaactgcacctgcagttaagtaactgaagcagtgTCCTTCCCCAAcacagctctccgactccacgtcgccgccaagaagctaattgGCCGTTAATGGTCAACCcacctagcttggcttcaaccggagggtagcagcggtggccttacttggacccgagcggcggcgacctgccgtgttctactcttccttgttttctgtgtggcgcagcctcgttggcagcgggaaggggcctcgacggagccggcgatgtcctctatctcgttgccggcggggcggcgcctcggTGGAGCGgaggaaatcctccccctcggtGCAGGCGGGGCGGGGCATCGGCGGAGCCgacggtgtcctctgcctcgttgttggtgtggcgaggcctcggcggagcagggcctcgtcgacgccagcggaccCGGCATTGTCCTCCGCCTCATCCTCGGTCTCGcccaacagcgcctcgcccgcttcatcgccctctttgtaggcggccacAACCTCCGCCACCCGTAAGCGATACCGCCAGCACGCGAGGCGGCTCCcacgggcggagcggtacgagtcgagcagcgcctcgtGCTCCGCCCGCTCCACGTCGATCTGCTCCTcagcctgcaggtgctcctggaggagatggtggttgtaggcggcgtcggcctgcacCTCCCGGAACTGCTCGTGACACTTCTGCCTCACCatgtccatgtattgggcacgggcctcgctgatggtcatggtgcaatgcgccggcgaggatggcgcggaggagggggttggcgccggatcgtcgactaccatgtgctccattgggacgtcgtcgtcctccggctgcctgccggccagccagtcggcagcacaatggctgccatctccttgtggtccgtcgtctacccgtcccgaagagcgttggagcgcgaggaagccatggtgggcagtagtggtgtggacaggagaaagggaacggaggcggatgactgtggctatggctggcgcaacagtttatatagcaatggtgggcggcggagggacggacgggtggcgccggagtagctgcctcggcaaccgcgtatcattaatgtgggcggcagacggaCGGACGCACGTCACTTGTGTTGTTTGAacgcggagcaatcgcctgcaccgggaagcggcgcgaGCGGCGCTGACCATTTCAGGCGGAAAGAGCCcgcgggcgagggaggcagtctgggtgggccagggcagtcagactcgtgcttggcagtgggtcggtccagcagtcggacatgctggctcgccagcgagctcgccgagctgagcgacgacaatcagacgatgggcatagcttccgaccaggagccggcgccactgtccaagccggttcatgccgtgttcaccatagagccggtgcggccgcacttcgacgccctaatggcggaagagctaccagcacaggaggacatgtgctgcaacctccatctcctcaacgagcaccggcgaacaagcgaacgacaatgctgtcgcggacatgtggccctatgatcctggcttcctgaatgagtagcgggcgctgtatcagacccgcgaggccctctccgtcgtccttcgagttgttgcgctcgtcgtggcgccgccgtctcgcattctcaacatggtcaacatacatgaggaatgaggagatgactttacttggagaggataacagtggggacccaccagggccatagccgcacgtacgcaagtgcctccttattatatacaactataattttttttgcttcctccttgTTTCCTGACaacacggtcccacaccattgtcaacctatgtagtcaataaatgagagaatttcACAAGGAGCgcccgacagctgggaccaagcagctcgagcagtatttgtgtttttgaggtatGAGCACTGCAAAGTTTTTCTTGAgtgatgtttttgttgttgttcagaggagagcagggtattaactgtgcgggctgtggcccgtctagcccaggccagatatccagcccagatattaatttttttcaagctgaaaatggctagcccagctatactttttttgaggaatacccaggcaaggtcaacttgttattctccaccacgctgggctgcaactctttcctaggaaggatgcattaggcttaccaagaaaatgggctttaaaaaataataaatgaggTGTAATTATAAAacctgggcagtaactataaaaaaatgcaccaaacacgtaattagttttaaaaaatattatttttggattttgaaaattttaatttcatttaTCATTGTGCGCGCAATATTTCTTTgcatttttacgtaatacaaatttattttgaaattatatttgatctgactagaaatttcgggataaaaatattttagatcccatcaaaatgtgggaaattttattgaattctgttttgagcggttggttgaaattattaatcgttgtccaaGCTAGAAattgggttgtacttttaacaaactgtaaataggctgtagtaaattccattagaattcaaaaatgggttgtacattcttgcAAATCGCAAATGAGCTATAtattctctgccacacacttgtgggcctactaagttgacgcgtcccttaaaaaaactaagttgacgtgtatgcaaggctttgtcaacttatagtcaaaacacggttctagcagcagtgaccgttggatgtccatccaacggatgcgtgcttcttcttcaatctcggatagtcttgcttcagccgcccaaaaaatgattcctccccctgacatctggggcgcaccgtttcggaggctgacccatgggcctactaagctgacgcgtaccaagggctttgtcaacttagtcaatataaacgattctagctgcagtggccgtacgatgtccatccaacggttttcatgcttcttcaacctctggtcttcttgctccagccacccaaaccagcgccggctgtgccgcctgctcctgcctctcgtgtcCGGCTgcgctgccaccgctggccatgccgtccctctatactcacccacacctcctgttgttctccggcgacggcagcctcacaccgcagccgaagcagtcaacccacgtactcccctccgaGCGGACATCCACTATCGCATCTTCCCctgctccgtgtcgttccctttctaggcctcgccatcgtccaccgccttggtgctctcggcgcggcgtggtcaacatggtcaacgaaggacagCCATCGAAAGAGGACTTTAGGcggtgaggctgacagctggacccaccagctacatcttcgaacaCAAGGAAGTGTCTCCTTTTTACTTGGAAAATAAAAACGATTCCtcccctgatagctgggaccgaGCAGCTATATCTTTACACGCacggaagtgcgtccttatcctccctgaccgctgggacccacccggtcaaagcatacgtagcgttgtctgtctggtcgcaaacatgtatgtacatactggtcaatcggtctctctgcaagtatgaaccatggccgagtaagTAGTGGCACGTGTCATTGTAGAGCACCCGACATAGCAGTTCACGCAATCCCGTCTAAGTcctgtacacgtacatacagccacagggcaaaaaatacggccacgtacgtacatacgggcggggtctcgagcgCGTACTCATGCATATACAcggacggccagggcttgtgtacatggagaggcaacggaaggCAGCAAcgacgtcctgttcatcgggcagcgaaccggctgggtcgaaacggagaaacagcgtcttattcatcgggaggcaaccgactgggtcggaatgcgtcctattcaacgggagccaaccagcttggacggaacagctgaaACGGGGTCtagcgtaccacagaacggaggaaacgggcttcttttggacctcctacggtcgaaacggggtcctgttgatcgggaggggtgtggcataccgcaaaacggaggaaacatacttaagttggagcgctacggtcgaaacgggggtcctcatcgggaggggtgtggtgtaccgcaaaacgggactccacaggctactgttcatctccaccgtcgacctcctccagcctccatgggctactgttcatccactgtcgacctcctccagcctccacatgcgactgttcatccacgggctcctgttaatccagcctccaccgctcctccaccggctactgttcaaccagccctctccacggggtcctgttcaaccacccctccatgggctactgttcatccagccctccaccgtctactgttcaaccagccctccatggggtcatgttcatccagccccccacggggtcatgttcatccagccctccacggggtcctgttcatccacccccaaccggctcgatcagggtcctgttcatccagcggcaacggtctctactaccacggggtcctgttcatccaacccccccccccaacaacgctcactgttcatcaagggaaggaggcagcaggttcgatcagcttcagttagcagcagtagcgaaggaatcgctcgatcgggttcagttaacagccagatcgatcgatcgctcgggttcagtaatgcgtagcctgcaatgcaatcgctcgagttcagtaggcgaacgcctcgctcgggttaagttagagcccaacgcctcgcacccacgcgcgtacgtgtacgagagaaacacgcatcgctcggcccccgaccacccaccgtaaccgggaactccccgatattttcctcgccctcgcttctaccatggttttttccgtcatggatggcccaaagaatgtcatgcagctgcgtctccggcccacccaggacgaaaagcccattttctgtcatgattttttttcatagaagtaggagcccaccacatctatgatgataccgggttttttcacaattatcgtcatagaagtgtgaTAAGCATGACACAAAAAAATTcatttggcccaaaatgtcacggatgtgttttttttgtagtgttgcccAAGTGATCATGAAGCAGGTCCTCGAACcaacagggatgttctaccatGGGCCAATCATGCGGGATGATTTACGAGCACTGCTACTCGCTCAGTGTCTGGACCTGAAGCTTTTCAAGAAGCTCGGGTGCTTCCTCCCTAACTATGAAGATTGGACCGCCGACATGGAGGACAGATTGTCGATGACAATGTGTCACTACTGTCTTTCTATGGCAAAACTTTGAATTTATGCACGGCGAAACtctgtgatgtaattaaaccgtcctcctgaACTAACGTAGAtcgctctagttaattagtttgggtATGAGGAACTTCGTTATTTATGTTTACTGTAGGTTGCTTGTATTTTGCTAATTATGCCTCTTTGTTTTCTTAAGTACATTATGTTGCATATTATCGTTGAATTCATCAACTGACAATGCAGGTACATAGATCAGAGATGGCGAAGGACTGCTACACCGTGTTCGTTGGGAGGGTTCCAGGAGTATATGACCACTGGCCAGACGCTCAGGCCCAGGTGGACAAGTACCCGGGTGCTAGCCACAGAGGGTTCGACAGCAGAGCTGAAGCGAAAAGTAGTTACTTGAGGTGGACGCTCCGGCAAGAGCGGGAGCGAAACCCCTGGTGCCTCAAGAAGTACTACATAGTCGCCCTCTTGCTCATGTTGATCGCTCTTCTCTTCTACATCATGGTTTAGATAgagatgatgaaacttgtgtgtgtgCAATGACCATGCAGTTGCACTTATTCGAGACATGACATGACTTGTGTATCGCTATTTTTGAGATGTGATGATATTTGTGttgaatgatgatgatgatgatgatggtatgACGAGACTACTGTATGTGTATGATGTGATGAGAATAGTGTATGTTTATTATGATCTGATGAAATTACTGTATAAAGTATGCACAAATACATCACAAATACGTAGAGGGGGAACAAATCTGTGAAAGCAGGAAtactagcagtagcgctggaagGCATCTAGCGGCAGCGCTGGATTAGCGGCATCGCTTGCTTTGTTGCAGCGCTACAGATAGGTAGCAGTAGTGCTCGTTCtggcagcgctactgctaaccaTACTTACCAGTAGTGCTCGTCAgggcagcgctactgctacaacttAGCTGTAGCGcgttagtagtagcgctggacCCAGCACTGCTGCTATAGGTATTTCACAAGCGCTACTAGTAGGCTTTCTCGCATGAGTATCAAAATAGCATGATTGCAAAAAGCTAAACATGATAAAAACGATAAAGATGCAATGTCTTATGGAGGCCCCTCCAAGCTTGAAATAGGCTAGAGGGGACCCATGCATGTACCTATATTTTTTCCTCGCCATTGAAGGAGCAATCTCGACGGAAGAAACCCTACACATCAGCTAGTAGGAACTTAATGTCGTATTATTGTCTTATGTTGGATATAACTTGTGTCTTATTATCACATTATTTATTTTTTGCAAAAAGAACTCAGATCTATTATTCATCAAAAGTACAAAGCACACAAACATAATAAAAGATTACATTGAGGGCCCTGGACCACCAAACAACCACCGCCGTGAAACGAGTCGTCGATGTGCCACTATCGACGCTCCCATACCGGAGCCAGCCTGATCATGTCGGTGAAAGCCGGAAAGTCTTCGTGCTCGTGTCCCTAAGGACCAGCGTCCCAAAGCCACAGTGGTCATCGTTGCACCCTTGAACCGATCTACAGAACATGACCACCAAATCTTGTCATTGTGTACGCACGATGAGAAATTGTAACCTCGCCACCCCAAAGAGAATCTATGCTGGAGCTTCGTTTAATATGTCCCGGTAGACGAACTTGAGGAGGATCAGAATCCAGAAGATTGACTCAAAGAGAAGCGGCTCCATCCGTCTGAGTGTCGCTCCTGCGAGGACTAAAAGCCTATCATATCTACTAGTCCGAGCCAAGGCACGCCGATTCCCTTCCCCATCACTGGCTTTCGGAGCGGCAGACGTAGGGGAGATGAATCCACCGCTCTCCAGCGAAGATCGATGGTACGAAGGTTGTGCCTAGTCACCTTGCGAGAGGAGAACGAAAGATAAACAGGTATGTTAGTCAGATATATGTTAGACACAAAGATCTTACTATGGCCAAGAAGGAGACATATGTATACAGAGGTAGACACAGACTTTTGGAATAAGAGCATAGGACTGACAAGTTCCTCTCTGCCTCAACTAGCTATAACCAGCTCGTTCTCCGTCTCGGTGTATAAGTCATTCGCCTAGTTCTAGGTCATCGATTTGAGAATTAAATATGTATTATATGTCATGAAAAGTATATCACTAGATTTCTACACGAATGTAGTTTCAAAATATAAATTTTTTGTCACATATAATACACATTTAGATAGTTAAATTGTCGGTCTAGAACTACGCGAATGACTTATACACCGAGACGGAGGTTCTTAGGCTGGTTGTGATGGTagtatcataagcggtatcatgcatgccaactagactttataaatgatgtggcacacaattaaatgaggaaagagaggatgtggtatcatatcatgataccgtatcatattaaatgttgtactactttgtgtgatgcatCACAATTATAAGGCAACCTAAGTACTAACTTAGgatactatgcattacggaagtagTATCATACATGATAGTCCTcattacaaccagcctaataTAAAGGGAGAACACAAAAAGGTTTTACAGGTGAACACAAACACGACAGCCTTTAACTAGCACAGGACTCAACGGAGACCTAGAAACTCCACGAGCCTTAAATAGCACACAGTAGTTCAAAGTGACTCAATAACGCATGCATTTGCTCAACTAAAATCAAGATTTTAACCAAAATGCAACGTTTCTGAATCTGTGAATCAACCGTGATCAGCTAGAGCTAGCACACAACTGCTAATCATAAATAATCCTGCATGACACAACTCCAACTCCAGATGCAAACATGTAAGCCAATACCACCTTCCATTATACCCCAGAGATAGCACATTTGTACACCCACAATCACCCTCCCCGTATGAAGGCTGACTTGAAAGAGctctcaccccccccccccccccccccctctcccaaGGTATACATTTGCGTAGCATCCATGCATCCATGCACAAGAACATAAAAGGGATGCATAAAACTCTCCCTCTCTTGCAGTTTCACGTTTTTACCCCATCATGCACACCATTATACCCAAAGGACCGCACCCCAAAGCTTGCGACGACTAAAACTTTAGCTAGCTACGCTAATCGCCAAGGCGCATGCGCAATGCATGCAGCTTCTGCGATCTTGGATAATGCCGGTGCGCGGCTAAACCGAGCACTGCTCATGCGCCCCGTAGTTCATGCGCTGCCTCTTGatgctcccgccgccgccgccaccgccggacGATGACGTGTCGTTGCTGCACGCTGCCCTGCGGTCCATGACGCCGCGCAGAGCCTCCTGGACCGACGCGATGCACTCGTGCCTCCGGTGAGATGCGACGCACTCCTCGTCGATGCCGTCACCGCCCTCGTCGGCGCCCTCCTCGCCCTCTTCCGCCGTGATGAGGAGCACGCTCCTGACGCGCCCGCCCAGCGTGGTGATCTCAGCCCGGTGCGCACGTAGCCGGAGCGCCGCGAGCGCCCGGATGATGTCGGGGATGAGGTCCGGGCGGTCCTCGCAGCATAGCGACGCCCGCACCACGAGCCGCCCCTCCCCGTCCTCCGCCGCGTCGACGCCCAGCTCGTCGGCCTCCGTCGGCAGCATCTGCACCGGCGCGGCGTCGTCGTCTTCGTCGCCCCCAACAGCAGCCGCCATCATCGTCATCGCCGATGTCTGCCGCTTCAGCTCCTTCACGTGCTCCAGCACCTCGGCAAGCAGCGACGCCTTGTCCGTCTGCACGCACACGACCGCAAACCACATGCGATTACAAGCTGTTAATACAATAGTGGGAGAACGGAGCACTGCCCACGCTAGCTATAATTGGTCGATTAAAATGATGATCAGGCTGGTGTGAGCGTGGGGAAAAAGGTGGCAAGAAATGCGGTCGCGGTGCAGCTTTCCGCTGCATTCTCATGTCTTTTGGGGCTTTAGCTTAGCTAGGCGCGCGCATGGGTGTAGGTGCGCGTGGTGCCGTGACTGGTGTCATGTATCTATGGAGTTCATTATTGTCTCTCTCACTTTGCTCTTTTTTTTCTCCTGCTCTCCGAGCAGAAGCAGCGGTTTCTCCGGCGTATGAAAGATTTCTTGCCCTGGCGGCCCCTCAAGTCTTGTCACGAGTACGGGAGCACATACGGCGTGCGGCGCGTGGGTGCGTCCTGCCCCATTGCCACTAATGGAGATCACCCCTGGTTAATGAAAGATTTTTCCCTCCTAACTGTTACGTCCACCTTTGTATCACTCAGATAACACCATGTACGTACCTTTTAATCCCATCTCCGAGATAAAACATTAGCACACTGCTAGATCGAGTAGAACCAAAGGATGAAGAACATGTCTAATTGACTAGAAGCAAGGATCGATGCAATGCAAACTGCAACATTTAACACAGGTTATTTTGCATTGTGATTTTTACCACAGGTTAGTATGCG
This genomic window contains:
- the LOC109773857 gene encoding transcription factor bHLH30, giving the protein MWEGGVHGSHQDAARLLPPWLGGGPAAFADPVGAAVGAGFGGYACDVVGQAGGVFGFGFEAAVVAAQQQHQQQRAAEAAAAAAGGSKAVVSGLLGSLQAELGRMNAGEIMDAKALAASRSHSEAERRRRQRINGHLARLRSLLPNTTKTDKASLLAEVLEHVKELKRQTSAMTMMAAAVGGDEDDDAAPVQMLPTEADELGVDAAEDGEGRLVVRASLCCEDRPDLIPDIIRALAALRLRAHRAEITTLGGRVRSVLLITAEEGEEGADEGGDGIDEECVASHRRHECIASVQEALRGVMDRRAACSNDTSSSGGGGGGGSIKRQRMNYGAHEQCSV